A stretch of the Clostridiales bacterium genome encodes the following:
- a CDS encoding glycine--tRNA ligase, whose amino-acid sequence MAELTMDKLVALCKNRGFIFAGSEIYGGLANTWDYGPLGVEFKNNVKKAWWQKFVQESKYNTGLDCAILMNREVWVASGHVGGFNDPLMDCKACKARFRADKLIEDFTQGAETGDGWTNAELEKFIAEHDIVCPVCGKKDFTGIRQFNLMFKTFAGVNEDSANEIYLRPETAQGIFVNFQNAMRTTRKKLPAGIAQIGKSFRNEITPGNFIFRVREFEQMELEFFCKPGEDLEWFNYWRSFCRDWLLSLGIREESLRLRDHEPEKLAFYSKATTDFEFLFPFGWGELWGVADRTDYDLTQHQNHSGKSMEYLDPVTNERYIPYCIEPSLGVDRMVLAFLCNAYDEEELEGGDVRTVLHLHPALAPFKAAVLPLQKNKLGELAGQIHADLAKYFPVDYDETGSIGKRYRRQDEIGTPFSICVDFETEETQSVTIRDRDTMQQERVKLCDVRKYIEDRMRF is encoded by the coding sequence ATGGCTGAACTGACCATGGACAAGCTGGTAGCGCTGTGCAAAAACCGGGGATTCATCTTCGCGGGAAGTGAAATCTACGGCGGCCTGGCCAACACCTGGGACTACGGCCCGCTGGGTGTGGAATTCAAGAACAACGTGAAAAAGGCCTGGTGGCAGAAATTCGTGCAGGAAAGCAAGTATAACACCGGACTGGACTGCGCGATCCTGATGAACCGGGAAGTCTGGGTGGCCAGCGGCCATGTGGGCGGCTTCAACGATCCCCTGATGGACTGCAAAGCCTGTAAGGCCCGCTTCCGTGCGGACAAGCTCATCGAGGACTTCACCCAGGGCGCGGAAACCGGCGACGGCTGGACCAACGCGGAGCTGGAAAAGTTCATCGCGGAGCATGACATCGTCTGCCCGGTGTGCGGCAAGAAGGACTTCACCGGCATCCGGCAGTTCAACCTGATGTTCAAGACCTTCGCGGGCGTGAACGAGGACAGCGCCAACGAGATCTACCTGCGTCCGGAAACGGCCCAGGGTATCTTCGTCAACTTCCAGAACGCCATGCGCACCACCCGGAAAAAGCTGCCGGCCGGTATTGCCCAGATTGGCAAATCCTTCCGGAATGAAATCACCCCCGGTAACTTCATCTTCCGCGTCCGTGAGTTCGAGCAGATGGAACTGGAGTTCTTCTGCAAGCCCGGCGAGGACCTGGAATGGTTCAACTACTGGCGCTCCTTCTGCCGCGACTGGCTGCTGAGCCTGGGCATCAGGGAAGAGAGCCTGCGCCTGCGCGACCATGAGCCCGAGAAGCTGGCCTTCTACAGCAAGGCGACCACGGACTTTGAGTTCCTGTTCCCCTTCGGCTGGGGCGAGCTGTGGGGCGTGGCGGACCGGACCGACTACGACCTGACCCAGCACCAGAACCACTCCGGCAAGAGCATGGAGTACCTGGATCCGGTGACCAACGAGCGGTACATCCCGTACTGCATCGAGCCGTCCCTGGGCGTGGACCGGATGGTCCTGGCCTTCCTGTGCAACGCCTATGACGAGGAAGAGCTCGAGGGCGGCGACGTCCGCACCGTGCTGCACCTGCATCCGGCGCTGGCGCCCTTCAAGGCGGCGGTCCTGCCCCTGCAGAAGAACAAGCTGGGCGAGCTGGCCGGCCAGATCCACGCTGACCTGGCGAAGTACTTCCCCGTGGATTACGATGAAACCGGATCCATCGGCAAGCGGTACCGCCGGCAGGATGAAATCGGCACGCCCTTCAGCATCTGCGTGGACTTCGAGACGGAGGAGACCCAGAGTGTCACCATCCGCGACCGCGACACCATGCAGCAGGAGCGCGTGAAGCTGTGCGACGTGCGCAAGTACATCGAGGACCGGATGCGGTTCTGA
- a CDS encoding NUDIX hydrolase: MYFDPEKENARLREVQASSEDIFDGVVLHVKRDMVTLPNGAEAVREVIRHIGAVCVIPVLDNGDVIMERQFRYPLDRVILEIPAGKLDAANEDRLSAIQRELREETGYTADSWQEIGPFHPAPAYSDEYITMYLARGLHRGAQDLDADEFLDVYTVPLKDLVQDVMDGKISDAKTQVCVLKAARILGI; this comes from the coding sequence ATGTATTTTGATCCTGAGAAAGAGAATGCCCGCCTGCGGGAGGTGCAGGCTTCGTCGGAGGATATCTTTGACGGAGTGGTCCTCCATGTGAAGCGGGATATGGTGACCCTGCCGAACGGCGCGGAAGCCGTGCGGGAAGTGATCCGCCACATCGGCGCGGTCTGCGTGATTCCCGTGCTGGACAATGGCGACGTGATCATGGAACGCCAGTTCCGCTATCCGCTGGACCGGGTGATCCTGGAGATCCCCGCCGGCAAGCTGGACGCGGCGAATGAGGACCGGCTTTCCGCCATCCAGCGGGAGCTGCGGGAAGAGACCGGCTACACCGCCGACAGCTGGCAGGAGATCGGGCCCTTCCATCCCGCCCCGGCATACAGCGATGAGTACATCACCATGTACCTGGCCCGCGGGCTCCACCGGGGCGCGCAGGACCTGGACGCGGATGAATTCCTGGATGTGTACACGGTCCCGCTGAAGGACCTGGTGCAGGACGTCATGGACGGAAAGATTTCCGATGCCAAGACCCAGGTGTGCGTGCTGAAAGCCGCTCGGATCCTGGGCATATAA
- a CDS encoding alanine--tRNA ligase has translation MTSKELRNAWIRFYEERGHINIGAVSLIGDGSTGVMFNVAGMQPLMPYLLGKEHPSGKKRLCNVQGCVRTVDIESVGDPTHFTFFEMMGNWSLGDYFKKEKTQWSYDLLTRVFGLDGNEICSTVFEGNDAAPRDEETASLLKEVGIKPEHIFYLPKSDNWWELEGTTGTPCGPDNEWFYPRHNKACGPNCGPACGCGRYVEIGNDVYMQYVKNADGYAPLANKNVDTGFGLDRMLAFLNGLTDGYKTDLFWPVIEHLEERSGKKYDEDPEAQKAMRIVADHIRTSTMLIGDVNGILPSNVGAGYILRRLLRRAIRYTRQLGLESSVLAEVSKIFIEQIYDEAYPLLVEKEAYILDEIMKEAARFEATLVTGMKEFNKCITGIRRKNEFMAQKDPAYQPETEISGKQAFRLYDTYGFPLELTEELAAEEGLTVDAKGFAEAFKEHQAISKQEGAAKGGLTERNEETAKLHTATHLLQAALRKVLGDEVAQKGSNITTERLRFDFSFGRKMTPEEIAEVERLVNVAIDAHVPVVCEEMTVQEAKDKGAIGLFESKYGEKVRTYKMGEYSFEICGGPHAANTGDLGSFKIQKEESSSAGVRRIKATIAPKA, from the coding sequence ATTACTTCCAAGGAACTGCGGAACGCCTGGATCCGTTTCTACGAGGAACGGGGCCATATCAATATCGGCGCGGTGTCGCTGATCGGCGACGGGAGCACCGGCGTTATGTTCAACGTGGCCGGCATGCAGCCGCTGATGCCCTACCTGCTGGGCAAGGAACATCCCTCCGGAAAGAAGCGCCTGTGCAACGTGCAGGGCTGCGTCCGTACGGTGGATATCGAAAGCGTCGGCGACCCGACCCATTTCACCTTCTTTGAGATGATGGGCAACTGGTCCCTGGGCGACTACTTCAAGAAGGAGAAGACCCAGTGGAGCTACGACCTGCTCACGCGGGTCTTCGGCCTGGACGGAAACGAGATCTGCTCCACCGTCTTCGAGGGCAACGACGCCGCTCCCCGGGATGAGGAGACCGCCAGCCTGCTGAAGGAAGTCGGCATCAAGCCGGAGCATATCTTCTACCTGCCCAAGAGCGACAACTGGTGGGAGCTGGAAGGTACGACCGGTACGCCCTGCGGCCCTGACAACGAGTGGTTCTACCCGCGGCACAACAAGGCCTGCGGCCCGAACTGCGGCCCGGCCTGCGGCTGCGGCCGGTATGTCGAGATCGGCAACGACGTGTATATGCAGTATGTGAAGAACGCCGACGGGTACGCCCCGCTGGCCAACAAGAACGTGGACACCGGCTTCGGCCTGGACCGCATGCTGGCTTTCCTCAACGGCCTCACCGACGGCTACAAGACCGACCTGTTCTGGCCGGTTATCGAGCATCTCGAGGAGAGATCGGGGAAGAAATATGACGAGGATCCCGAAGCGCAGAAGGCCATGCGCATCGTCGCGGACCACATCCGCACCTCCACGATGCTCATCGGCGACGTGAACGGCATCCTGCCGTCCAACGTCGGCGCCGGCTATATCCTGCGCCGCCTGCTCCGCCGCGCCATCCGGTACACCCGGCAGCTGGGCCTCGAGTCCTCCGTGCTGGCGGAGGTCAGCAAGATCTTCATCGAGCAGATCTACGACGAAGCGTATCCGCTGCTGGTGGAGAAGGAAGCCTACATCCTGGACGAAATCATGAAGGAGGCCGCCCGCTTTGAGGCGACGCTGGTCACCGGCATGAAGGAGTTCAACAAGTGCATCACCGGCATCCGCCGCAAGAATGAGTTCATGGCCCAGAAGGATCCGGCCTACCAGCCGGAAACCGAAATCAGCGGCAAGCAGGCCTTCCGCCTGTACGACACCTACGGCTTCCCGCTGGAACTGACCGAGGAACTGGCGGCCGAGGAAGGCCTCACCGTGGACGCGAAGGGCTTTGCCGAAGCGTTCAAGGAACACCAAGCCATCAGCAAGCAGGAAGGCGCGGCCAAGGGCGGCCTGACCGAGCGGAACGAAGAAACCGCCAAGCTGCACACCGCGACCCACCTGCTCCAGGCGGCCCTGCGCAAGGTCCTGGGCGACGAAGTGGCCCAGAAGGGTTCCAACATCACCACCGAGCGCCTGCGCTTCGACTTCAGCTTCGGCCGGAAGATGACTCCCGAAGAGATCGCGGAAGTGGAACGTCTGGTCAACGTGGCGATCGACGCCCATGTGCCGGTGGTCTGCGAGGAAATGACCGTGCAGGAAGCCAAGGACAAGGGCGCCATCGGCCTGTTCGAGAGCAAGTACGGCGAGAAGGTCCGCACCTACAAGATGGGCGAGTATTCCTTCGAAATCTGCGGCGGCCCCCACGCGGCCAACACCGGAGACCTGGGCTCCTTCAAGATTCAGAAGGAAGAATCCTCCTCTGCCGGCGTGCGCCGCATCAAGGCGACCATCGCGCCGAAGGCGTAA
- a CDS encoding DnaJ domain-containing protein — translation MNNPFEVLGLKGWADQDEIRAAYRTLVKQCHPDMIQDPVQKQEAQDRMVALNLAYEEALRLASPKAAAAIASPMAEIPAPAAVLMAERALARDNPEGALRQLMKSDVRDGDWYYMQGRVLMAMEQYESAHQSFREAVRRCPDNNIYRSGALAAVVAQREASTLQGKFKKAFRKIVKK, via the coding sequence ATGAACAATCCGTTCGAGGTGCTGGGCCTGAAGGGCTGGGCGGACCAGGACGAGATCCGGGCGGCGTACCGGACGCTGGTCAAGCAGTGCCATCCCGACATGATCCAGGACCCGGTGCAGAAGCAGGAAGCGCAGGACCGCATGGTGGCGCTGAACCTGGCCTATGAGGAGGCGCTTCGCCTGGCGTCGCCGAAGGCGGCCGCCGCGATCGCGTCCCCCATGGCCGAGATTCCGGCCCCGGCCGCCGTGCTGATGGCGGAGCGGGCGCTGGCCCGGGACAACCCGGAGGGTGCGCTGCGCCAGTTGATGAAAAGCGACGTGCGGGACGGCGACTGGTACTACATGCAGGGCCGTGTGCTGATGGCCATGGAGCAGTACGAAAGCGCGCACCAGTCCTTCCGGGAGGCTGTGCGCCGGTGCCCGGACAACAATATCTACCGCAGCGGCGCGCTGGCTGCGGTGGTCGCCCAGCGGGAAGCCTCCACGCTGCAGGGGAAATTCAAAAAGGCATTCCGGAAAATCGTAAAGAAATGA
- a CDS encoding histidine phosphatase family protein: MRIVFVRHGDPDYAHDCLTEKGLIQAKQAAVRLREEGIEEIWSSPMGRAQQTAAAASEELGLPVKTLDFMHELNWGSADGEPIFSNGHPWDIADELARQNWNLNRPDWAEHPYFKNNIVTENVRQVEEGIDKWLEGLGYVRDGFYYRSTLPDNRQRTVALFSHGGSSAAAMGHILNLPFPYVCALLHLEFTGITIIRMDRNPGAAALPCLELGNDGRHIHGTSYHRLADM; encoded by the coding sequence ATGCGCATTGTATTTGTCCGCCACGGAGACCCGGATTACGCCCATGACTGCCTGACGGAAAAAGGACTCATCCAAGCCAAGCAGGCCGCCGTCCGCCTCCGGGAGGAAGGGATTGAGGAAATCTGGTCTTCCCCCATGGGCCGCGCGCAGCAGACCGCGGCCGCCGCGTCGGAAGAGCTGGGCCTGCCGGTGAAAACGCTGGACTTCATGCACGAGCTGAACTGGGGCAGTGCCGATGGAGAACCGATCTTTTCGAACGGCCACCCGTGGGACATCGCGGATGAGCTGGCCCGGCAGAACTGGAACCTAAACCGGCCGGACTGGGCGGAGCACCCGTATTTCAAAAACAACATCGTAACGGAGAACGTCCGCCAGGTCGAAGAGGGCATCGACAAGTGGCTGGAAGGACTCGGATACGTCCGGGACGGCTTCTACTACCGGAGCACCCTGCCGGACAACCGGCAGCGGACGGTGGCGCTGTTCAGCCACGGGGGATCCTCCGCCGCGGCGATGGGCCATATCCTGAACCTGCCGTTCCCGTATGTGTGCGCGCTGCTGCACCTGGAGTTCACCGGCATCACCATTATCCGGATGGACCGGAACCCCGGCGCCGCCGCGCTGCCCTGCCTGGAGCTGGGCAATGACGGAAGGCACATCCACGGCACCAGCTACCACCGCCTGGCCGATATGTAA
- a CDS encoding extracellular solute-binding protein — protein MKHISRLLALLLAVALLPLAFAATASADEPVTISIWGSDRENMPFRNGLMTIDILQEKLGININIISAPTENLAEKYGLLMASTDIPTIVQYKAKDLLLYKDAWIPLNELVNETDTPNLWKVYSDPEIRRKVSDADGNMRFIGQRTAITAGKLFFWRQDWLDKLNLETPKTTEDLYNVFKAIKEGDPNGNGEADEIPFAVRKNGSTNRENVIHFIDNWGIAETFFAEDGKVKFGATDPRMKDALEWLARCYAEGLLDKEYLTRDKTSWYSAWTNNQVFMSYDWSAYIDNVGNLFKNVESDINIVGAVPPEGPTGISETRDQLQPITVDEDWNAGIYVGASEEQKKAALKLLDYVYSEEGMILMNFGVEGQHFNIVDGDYKYSDLIMNNPDGLSPQDALRSFGIQSMLTLLQDARYERAFVSDEVNRIRDIYEQEGHIGDAFPTLAFTNDEQGIINEKYTEIETYVNEMIDKFIMGVEPLDKFEDYAAQVEKMGLADVLAVYQAAYDRYMK, from the coding sequence ATGAAACACATTTCCCGTCTCCTGGCGCTGCTCCTGGCAGTCGCCCTGCTCCCGCTGGCTTTTGCCGCCACGGCATCCGCGGATGAACCCGTCACGATTTCCATCTGGGGTTCCGACCGCGAGAACATGCCCTTCCGCAACGGCCTGATGACCATTGACATCCTGCAGGAAAAACTGGGGATCAACATCAACATCATCTCCGCACCGACCGAGAACCTGGCGGAGAAATACGGCCTGCTGATGGCCAGCACCGATATTCCCACCATCGTGCAGTACAAGGCAAAGGACCTGCTGCTCTACAAGGACGCGTGGATTCCGCTGAATGAGCTGGTCAACGAGACCGACACGCCGAACCTGTGGAAGGTGTACAGCGATCCGGAAATCCGCCGGAAGGTCTCCGACGCGGACGGCAACATGCGGTTCATCGGACAGCGCACGGCCATCACCGCCGGCAAGCTCTTCTTCTGGCGCCAGGACTGGCTGGACAAGCTGAACCTGGAAACCCCGAAGACCACCGAGGACCTGTACAACGTCTTCAAGGCCATTAAGGAAGGCGACCCCAACGGAAACGGGGAAGCGGATGAAATCCCCTTCGCCGTGCGCAAGAACGGCAGCACCAACCGCGAGAATGTGATCCACTTCATCGACAACTGGGGAATCGCCGAAACCTTCTTCGCGGAGGACGGAAAAGTGAAGTTCGGCGCGACAGATCCCCGGATGAAGGACGCGCTGGAATGGCTGGCCCGCTGCTATGCGGAAGGCCTGCTCGACAAGGAATACCTCACCCGCGACAAAACTTCCTGGTACAGCGCATGGACCAACAACCAGGTGTTCATGAGCTATGACTGGAGCGCTTACATTGACAACGTCGGCAACCTGTTCAAGAACGTGGAAAGCGACATCAACATCGTCGGCGCGGTGCCCCCGGAAGGCCCCACCGGAATCAGCGAGACCCGCGACCAGCTGCAGCCCATCACCGTGGATGAAGACTGGAACGCCGGTATCTACGTCGGCGCAAGCGAGGAGCAGAAGAAGGCGGCCCTGAAGCTGCTGGACTACGTCTACAGCGAGGAAGGCATGATCCTGATGAACTTCGGCGTGGAAGGCCAGCACTTCAACATCGTGGACGGCGACTACAAGTACTCCGACCTGATCATGAACAACCCCGACGGCCTGTCTCCCCAGGACGCGCTGCGTTCCTTCGGGATCCAGAGCATGCTGACCCTGCTGCAGGACGCCCGCTATGAACGCGCCTTCGTCAGCGACGAGGTCAACCGCATCCGCGATATCTACGAGCAGGAAGGACACATCGGCGACGCGTTCCCGACGCTGGCCTTCACCAATGACGAACAGGGCATCATCAACGAGAAGTACACCGAAATCGAAACCTACGTGAACGAAATGATCGACAAGTTCATCATGGGTGTCGAGCCGCTGGACAAGTTCGAAGACTATGCCGCCCAGGTGGAAAAGATGGGCCTGGCCGACGTACTGGCGGTTTACCAGGCTGCCTACGACCGCTACATGAAGTAA
- a CDS encoding UDP-N-acetylglucosamine 1-carboxyvinyltransferase codes for MLVTGGHALEGQVRVSGGKNTAVAVIPATLLSNEPCTIENLPDIEDVHALADILKELGAEVDYEPGRMMRVDPRPAEGTSISYHNAQRLRASYYLLGALLGRCGLANVPTPGGCEIGSRPVDQHLKGFQSIGAEAGEIGGMLTAKADVLSGGDVFFDMVTVGATVNVMLAAVKAKGNTTIYNAAKEPHIVDLANFLNSMGAKIRGAGTDIIRIRGVQYLHGSTYAVIPDQIETGTLMIAAAATGGDVVINGCIPTHMDALSAKLLEMGVKVTDSDDAIRVRVVGPRRAINVKTQVYPGFPTDLQQPMSALLTTAKGTSIVQETIFEQRFRHLDEIRRMGAHVRVMERTAIIEGVPELYGAPMTATDLRAGAALIIASLMARGTSEIYEPHYIDRGYEHIEDKLRSLGAEISRETVL; via the coding sequence ATGCTGGTGACCGGCGGCCATGCGCTGGAGGGACAGGTCCGGGTCAGCGGCGGCAAGAACACGGCCGTGGCGGTGATCCCGGCGACCCTGCTGAGCAATGAACCGTGCACGATCGAGAACCTGCCGGATATTGAGGATGTTCACGCCCTGGCGGATATCCTGAAGGAACTCGGGGCGGAAGTGGATTACGAACCTGGCCGCATGATGCGGGTGGACCCCCGTCCGGCGGAAGGAACCAGCATTTCCTATCACAACGCGCAGCGCCTGCGGGCAAGCTACTACCTGCTCGGCGCGCTGCTGGGTCGCTGCGGCCTGGCCAATGTGCCCACCCCCGGCGGCTGTGAAATCGGCTCCCGGCCGGTGGACCAGCACCTGAAGGGCTTCCAGTCCATCGGGGCGGAAGCGGGGGAAATCGGCGGCATGCTGACGGCGAAGGCGGACGTCCTCTCCGGCGGCGATGTCTTCTTTGATATGGTCACCGTCGGCGCGACGGTGAACGTCATGCTCGCCGCCGTCAAGGCAAAGGGCAATACCACGATCTACAACGCGGCGAAGGAGCCGCATATCGTTGACCTGGCCAACTTCCTCAACAGTATGGGCGCGAAGATCCGCGGCGCCGGTACGGATATCATCCGCATCCGGGGCGTGCAGTACCTGCACGGAAGCACCTACGCGGTCATCCCGGACCAGATTGAGACGGGCACCCTGATGATCGCCGCGGCGGCGACCGGCGGGGACGTGGTCATCAACGGCTGTATCCCGACACATATGGACGCCCTGAGCGCGAAACTGCTGGAAATGGGCGTGAAGGTCACGGATTCCGACGATGCGATCCGCGTGCGGGTGGTCGGCCCCCGGCGGGCGATCAACGTCAAGACGCAGGTGTATCCCGGTTTCCCGACGGACCTGCAGCAGCCGATGAGCGCGCTGCTGACCACGGCGAAGGGCACCAGTATCGTGCAGGAAACGATCTTTGAGCAGCGGTTCCGCCACCTGGACGAAATCCGCCGCATGGGCGCGCACGTCCGCGTGATGGAGCGCACCGCGATCATCGAGGGAGTGCCGGAGCTGTACGGCGCGCCGATGACGGCGACGGACCTGCGGGCCGGAGCGGCGCTGATCATCGCGAGCCTGATGGCCCGCGGAACATCCGAAATCTACGAGCCCCACTATATCGACCGGGGCTATGAGCACATTGAGGACAAGCTCCGTTCCCTGGGAGCGGAAATCAGCCGGGAGACCGTGCTGTAA
- a CDS encoding transposase — protein sequence MARTARKLCESNIYHVMLRAVNRQQIFLDEEDREFFLHILVQCREISQFSVYAYCLMGNHVHLLLQTGEEPLPQVMKRIGTRFVVWYNAKYSRTGHLFQDRYRSEPVQDNAYFLTVLRYILYNPVKAGICKAADQYPFSSARDYFNGGGITDTSFAEEMTGKQALLDFLKMPSDDACMDETPSRLNERDAKDIILETAGGKDMADCQRIIASHPDHYVPILRKSGLSIRQISRLTGLSIGIVRK from the coding sequence ATGGCACGAACTGCAAGAAAACTTTGTGAAAGCAATATTTATCATGTGATGCTTCGGGCAGTCAACCGTCAGCAGATCTTCCTGGATGAGGAAGACAGGGAGTTTTTCCTTCATATCCTGGTACAATGCAGGGAGATCAGTCAGTTTTCCGTTTATGCATACTGCCTGATGGGAAACCATGTTCATTTGCTGCTGCAGACAGGGGAGGAGCCCCTTCCGCAAGTCATGAAAAGAATCGGAACAAGGTTTGTCGTATGGTACAATGCGAAGTACTCCCGGACAGGTCATCTTTTCCAGGATCGCTACAGAAGTGAGCCTGTACAGGACAACGCCTATTTTCTTACTGTGCTTCGTTATATCCTGTATAATCCGGTGAAAGCGGGTATCTGCAAAGCTGCGGATCAGTATCCTTTCAGCAGCGCACGGGATTATTTCAATGGTGGTGGAATTACGGATACTTCCTTTGCGGAAGAAATGACCGGAAAGCAGGCGCTGCTGGATTTCCTGAAAATGCCGTCAGATGATGCTTGCATGGATGAAACACCTTCAAGATTGAATGAGAGGGATGCGAAGGATATTATTCTGGAGACTGCCGGCGGGAAAGACATGGCTGACTGCCAGCGTATAATCGCAAGCCATCCGGATCATTATGTGCCGATCCTCCGGAAATCCGGATTATCGATACGCCAGATCAGCCGCTTAACAGGGTTAAGTATCGGGATCGTCAGAAAATAG
- a CDS encoding carbohydrate ABC transporter permease, translated as MDQISAYHPHGIRVSASRRIFLAANTIILLAISFIMLYPVLYVIAASFSEETAILRGDVVFIPVDAHVKAYQKVFQYPLLWQSYGNTLLYTGLGTVINLVLTVFGAWALSQKKMVGRRFFTLMCTFTMFFNGGMIPTFLVIRELRLLNTIWAILLPGAVSTYNMILMRTFFMQIPQSLVEAAELDGCRDFGVLFRIVLPLSLASLMTIGMFYAVAHWNSYFTAVLYLSKPELYPLQIILRQVVLLNEIVENSSSTENVMAEGIKYATIVVAMLPMLCIYPFVQRYFVKGVLIGSVKE; from the coding sequence ATGGATCAGATATCAGCATACCATCCCCACGGGATTCGGGTTTCGGCCAGCCGGCGGATATTCCTGGCCGCCAATACCATCATCCTGCTGGCGATCAGCTTCATCATGCTGTACCCCGTGCTTTACGTGATCGCCGCCTCCTTCTCCGAGGAAACGGCCATCCTGCGGGGGGACGTGGTGTTTATCCCGGTAGACGCGCATGTGAAAGCCTACCAGAAGGTATTCCAGTATCCGCTGCTGTGGCAGAGCTACGGGAATACCCTGCTGTATACCGGTCTCGGAACCGTCATCAACCTGGTCCTGACCGTGTTCGGCGCCTGGGCGCTGAGCCAGAAAAAGATGGTGGGCCGCCGCTTCTTTACCCTGATGTGCACCTTCACCATGTTCTTCAACGGCGGCATGATCCCGACCTTCCTGGTGATCCGGGAGCTGCGGCTGCTGAACACCATCTGGGCCATCCTGCTGCCGGGCGCGGTCAGCACCTACAACATGATCCTGATGCGCACGTTCTTCATGCAGATTCCCCAGAGCCTGGTGGAAGCCGCGGAACTGGACGGGTGCCGGGACTTCGGCGTGCTGTTCCGCATCGTGCTGCCGCTGAGCCTGGCCAGCCTGATGACCATCGGCATGTTTTACGCCGTTGCCCACTGGAACAGTTACTTTACCGCGGTGCTGTACCTGAGCAAGCCAGAGCTGTATCCGCTGCAGATCATCCTGCGGCAGGTGGTTCTGCTGAATGAGATTGTGGAGAATTCCAGCAGCACGGAAAATGTGATGGCAGAGGGAATCAAATACGCCACCATCGTGGTGGCCATGCTGCCGATGCTGTGCATCTATCCCTTTGTGCAGCGCTACTTCGTGAAGGGTGTGCTGATCGGCTCCGTGAAGGAGTGA
- the ftsY gene encoding signal recognition particle-docking protein FtsY — translation MSEEKKKGLFARLREGLSKTRGNMTEKVDDMVRENRKIDEDFYEELEDILLMADCGLKATTVMIDDLRNRVKAGKVKDAAEAREMLKQIMVEQMDIPRPPLKWPMVMLMVGVNGVGKTTTIGKLALRFQSIGRKVMLCAGDTFRAAAAEQLTVWAERARVPIIKHAEGADPAAVVFDAIRSAKAQQADLLIIDTAGRLHNKKNLMDELSKMRRVIDREYPEADTRCILALDATTGQNGLIQARAFKEVAEIGGIILTKLDGTAKGGIALAIRQELEVPVWYIGVGEGIDDLQPFNAKDFVDALF, via the coding sequence ATGAGCGAAGAGAAGAAAAAGGGATTGTTTGCCCGCCTGCGGGAAGGCTTGAGCAAAACGCGGGGCAACATGACCGAGAAAGTCGACGATATGGTCCGGGAAAACCGGAAGATCGACGAGGATTTCTATGAGGAGCTGGAGGACATCCTCCTGATGGCCGACTGCGGGCTGAAGGCGACGACCGTGATGATCGACGACCTGCGCAACCGGGTCAAGGCTGGCAAGGTGAAGGATGCCGCCGAAGCCCGGGAGATGCTCAAGCAGATCATGGTGGAGCAGATGGATATTCCGCGCCCGCCGCTGAAGTGGCCCATGGTCATGCTGATGGTCGGCGTCAACGGCGTCGGCAAAACCACCACGATCGGCAAGCTGGCCCTGCGGTTCCAGTCCATCGGGCGCAAGGTGATGCTGTGTGCGGGCGATACGTTCCGCGCGGCGGCGGCCGAGCAGCTCACCGTGTGGGCGGAGCGCGCGCGGGTGCCGATCATCAAGCACGCGGAAGGCGCGGATCCCGCGGCAGTCGTGTTTGACGCGATCCGCAGCGCGAAGGCGCAGCAGGCGGACCTGCTGATTATCGATACGGCGGGCCGGCTGCACAACAAGAAGAACCTTATGGATGAACTGAGCAAGATGCGCCGGGTCATCGACCGGGAGTACCCGGAAGCGGATACCCGCTGCATCCTGGCCCTGGACGCGACCACCGGCCAGAACGGGCTGATCCAGGCCCGGGCATTTAAGGAGGTCGCCGAGATCGGCGGCATCATCCTGACGAAGCTGGACGGCACCGCCAAGGGCGGCATCGCGCTGGCGATCCGGCAGGAGCTGGAGGTGCCGGTGTGGTATATCGGCGTCGGCGAGGGAATTGACGATTTACAGCCCTTCAACGCGAAGGACTTTGTGGATGCACTATTCTGA